In Anopheles gambiae chromosome 2, idAnoGambNW_F1_1, whole genome shotgun sequence, a single window of DNA contains:
- the LOC1278717 gene encoding cytochrome P450 306a1 isoform X3, with the protein MVKYGCARLNLERRINSGLIEMLQDIDNMVDKAPQGLNPSPIIHHVLGNLLNDLVFGIKYEKNNVTWKYLQHLQEEGVKHIGVSMAVNFLPFLRYLPSTRRTINFLLSGKHQTHAIYDALISHQRSKLRSCDTFIEEQEECILTYFLKEAAKRQEAGRPDAAFCDDIQLRHLMADLFGAGVDTTFTTIRWALLYIALYPTVQKRLREELRQRLVVNEPPSLKDVEALPYLRATIAEVQRIRTVVPLGIPHGTTKEIKIGDFKIPSNTMIMPVVWAVHMNPILFNAPNTFKPERFLDLEGRFSIPNYFLPFQVGKRMCLGEELARNILHLYIANIVYHYDWIRISPEDAMLIDLTGNCGLTLTPPDYIIIFSKNNK; encoded by the exons GACATTGATAATATGGTAGATAAGGCACCACAAGGTTTAAACCCATCTCCTATCATACATCACGTGCTCGgaaatttattaaatgattTAGTTTTTGGTATAAAATACGAAAAGAACAATGTTACATGGAAATATTTACAGCACCTTCAAGAAGAAGGTGTGAAGCATATTGGAGTATCTATGGCTGTGAACTTCTTACCATTTTTGAG ATATTTACCTTCTACTCGTAGAACAATCAATTTTCTTCTCAGTggaaaacatcaaacacatGCTATTTATGATGCTTTGATATCCCATCAACGAAGCAAGTTGCGTTCTTGTGATACATTTATTGAAGAGCAGGAGGAGTGCatattaacatattttttaaaagaagCCGCAAAACGACAAGAAGCAGGTCGACCGGATGCTGCATTTTGCGATGACATACAGCTACGCCATTTGATGGCAGACTTGTTCGGGGCAGGTGTGGATACTACATTTACTACGATTCGATGGGCTTTGCTATATATCGCCCTATATCCAACTGTTCAAAAGCGTCTTCGAGAAGAACTGAGACAAAGACTGGTCGTGAATGAGCCACCTTCGTTGAAAGATGTGGAGGCTTTGCCCTATTTACGGGCAACCATCGCGGAAGTGCAGCGAATTCGTACCGTTGTTCCGCTTGGTATACCTCATGGAACAACTAAG GAAATAAAGAttggtgattttaaaattccatcAAATACAATGATCATGCCTGTAGTATGGGCTGTGCACATGAATCCTATACTATTCAACGCGCCAAACACTTTCAAGCCAGAACGGTTCCTGGATTTAGAGGGGCGCTTCTCCATTCCAAACTACTTTCTTCCATTTCAAGTCGGTAAACGTATGTGTTTGGGCGAAGAGCTTGCTAGAAATATTCTTCATTTGTACATCGCCAATATAGTGTATCATTACGATTGGATTCGGATATCTCCTGAGGATGCTATGTTGATTGATTTAACAGGAAATTGTGGATTAACCTTAACTCCCCCAGACTATATAATTATATTCtcgaaaaataataaataa
- the LOC1278717 gene encoding cytochrome P450 306a1 isoform X4, with product MDIDNMVDKAPQGLNPSPIIHHVLGNLLNDLVFGIKYEKNNVTWKYLQHLQEEGVKHIGVSMAVNFLPFLRYLPSTRRTINFLLSGKHQTHAIYDALISHQRSKLRSCDTFIEEQEECILTYFLKEAAKRQEAGRPDAAFCDDIQLRHLMADLFGAGVDTTFTTIRWALLYIALYPTVQKRLREELRQRLVVNEPPSLKDVEALPYLRATIAEVQRIRTVVPLGIPHGTTKEIKIGDFKIPSNTMIMPVVWAVHMNPILFNAPNTFKPERFLDLEGRFSIPNYFLPFQVGKRMCLGEELARNILHLYIANIVYHYDWIRISPEDAMLIDLTGNCGLTLTPPDYIIIFSKNNK from the exons GACATTGATAATATGGTAGATAAGGCACCACAAGGTTTAAACCCATCTCCTATCATACATCACGTGCTCGgaaatttattaaatgattTAGTTTTTGGTATAAAATACGAAAAGAACAATGTTACATGGAAATATTTACAGCACCTTCAAGAAGAAGGTGTGAAGCATATTGGAGTATCTATGGCTGTGAACTTCTTACCATTTTTGAG ATATTTACCTTCTACTCGTAGAACAATCAATTTTCTTCTCAGTggaaaacatcaaacacatGCTATTTATGATGCTTTGATATCCCATCAACGAAGCAAGTTGCGTTCTTGTGATACATTTATTGAAGAGCAGGAGGAGTGCatattaacatattttttaaaagaagCCGCAAAACGACAAGAAGCAGGTCGACCGGATGCTGCATTTTGCGATGACATACAGCTACGCCATTTGATGGCAGACTTGTTCGGGGCAGGTGTGGATACTACATTTACTACGATTCGATGGGCTTTGCTATATATCGCCCTATATCCAACTGTTCAAAAGCGTCTTCGAGAAGAACTGAGACAAAGACTGGTCGTGAATGAGCCACCTTCGTTGAAAGATGTGGAGGCTTTGCCCTATTTACGGGCAACCATCGCGGAAGTGCAGCGAATTCGTACCGTTGTTCCGCTTGGTATACCTCATGGAACAACTAAG GAAATAAAGAttggtgattttaaaattccatcAAATACAATGATCATGCCTGTAGTATGGGCTGTGCACATGAATCCTATACTATTCAACGCGCCAAACACTTTCAAGCCAGAACGGTTCCTGGATTTAGAGGGGCGCTTCTCCATTCCAAACTACTTTCTTCCATTTCAAGTCGGTAAACGTATGTGTTTGGGCGAAGAGCTTGCTAGAAATATTCTTCATTTGTACATCGCCAATATAGTGTATCATTACGATTGGATTCGGATATCTCCTGAGGATGCTATGTTGATTGATTTAACAGGAAATTGTGGATTAACCTTAACTCCCCCAGACTATATAATTATATTCtcgaaaaataataaataa
- the LOC1278717 gene encoding cytochrome P450 306a1 isoform X5: MVDKAPQGLNPSPIIHHVLGNLLNDLVFGIKYEKNNVTWKYLQHLQEEGVKHIGVSMAVNFLPFLRYLPSTRRTINFLLSGKHQTHAIYDALISHQRSKLRSCDTFIEEQEECILTYFLKEAAKRQEAGRPDAAFCDDIQLRHLMADLFGAGVDTTFTTIRWALLYIALYPTVQKRLREELRQRLVVNEPPSLKDVEALPYLRATIAEVQRIRTVVPLGIPHGTTKEIKIGDFKIPSNTMIMPVVWAVHMNPILFNAPNTFKPERFLDLEGRFSIPNYFLPFQVGKRMCLGEELARNILHLYIANIVYHYDWIRISPEDAMLIDLTGNCGLTLTPPDYIIIFSKNNK, from the exons ATGGTAGATAAGGCACCACAAGGTTTAAACCCATCTCCTATCATACATCACGTGCTCGgaaatttattaaatgattTAGTTTTTGGTATAAAATACGAAAAGAACAATGTTACATGGAAATATTTACAGCACCTTCAAGAAGAAGGTGTGAAGCATATTGGAGTATCTATGGCTGTGAACTTCTTACCATTTTTGAG ATATTTACCTTCTACTCGTAGAACAATCAATTTTCTTCTCAGTggaaaacatcaaacacatGCTATTTATGATGCTTTGATATCCCATCAACGAAGCAAGTTGCGTTCTTGTGATACATTTATTGAAGAGCAGGAGGAGTGCatattaacatattttttaaaagaagCCGCAAAACGACAAGAAGCAGGTCGACCGGATGCTGCATTTTGCGATGACATACAGCTACGCCATTTGATGGCAGACTTGTTCGGGGCAGGTGTGGATACTACATTTACTACGATTCGATGGGCTTTGCTATATATCGCCCTATATCCAACTGTTCAAAAGCGTCTTCGAGAAGAACTGAGACAAAGACTGGTCGTGAATGAGCCACCTTCGTTGAAAGATGTGGAGGCTTTGCCCTATTTACGGGCAACCATCGCGGAAGTGCAGCGAATTCGTACCGTTGTTCCGCTTGGTATACCTCATGGAACAACTAAG GAAATAAAGAttggtgattttaaaattccatcAAATACAATGATCATGCCTGTAGTATGGGCTGTGCACATGAATCCTATACTATTCAACGCGCCAAACACTTTCAAGCCAGAACGGTTCCTGGATTTAGAGGGGCGCTTCTCCATTCCAAACTACTTTCTTCCATTTCAAGTCGGTAAACGTATGTGTTTGGGCGAAGAGCTTGCTAGAAATATTCTTCATTTGTACATCGCCAATATAGTGTATCATTACGATTGGATTCGGATATCTCCTGAGGATGCTATGTTGATTGATTTAACAGGAAATTGTGGATTAACCTTAACTCCCCCAGACTATATAATTATATTCtcgaaaaataataaataa